GCCATAACTTGGTTGATTTATGAGTTATCAATAGAGGCAAAATAGGTGGGGAGAGTTTGtggtgtggtggtggtggaaggTGAGGAAATTGGCGACGGCGGTAGGTGGTGGAAGGATAAGGATTTTGAAGGTGGAATTGTTAAAGTGAGAGTGGTTGAGGCGGCTCTCCACCATCAACGCCGCTGCTATATTGTTTTTAAATTGTATTGATGGAGACAAATGCCTCGACATTGTTGAGGCCATCTGCACATCATCACtaattaaagaataaagatgggaCATGTATTCCAATTAcgatttaaataaattatgattgtAAATTAACAAATTTGTATCATATATTACATGAATTAGTTTTGCGTTTGCACGATGCATGCGAGACatatttcttaaaaataaatgttattttaaaataattgttatatttacaatttaattatttattaatgatatgggtaaatatcatgaaaacccctgaagtatacccgctttatcaaaaatatcctgaaactttcaaaatgttctttaaaccctcaaactatcaaatttttatcaaatatatccctcATTTATTTTCCGGTCacaaaaaacgtgatgtggctcaccggatgccacaatataatttatattctatttttttaaaatacaatgacaaaaacgacgtcgtttcgtaccatatcatttaaaaaaattcgctctaaaatttaaattcactcctatcgtgtttgaaattcatgctagtaacctagaattagggataaacacgattgaatatggtacgaaatgaagtcgttttttccatgtcatttttcaaaaaatagaatataaattacattgtgccatccggcgagccacatcacgtttccgTAACcaaaaaatagatgcgggatttatttgataaaaacctgatagtttgagggtttagagaacatttcgaaagtttcagggtatttttgataaagtgggtatacTTCAaggattttcatgatatttaccctaatgATATATATAGGTATCGAAATTTTAATGCTCCCTCCTTCCACGAAAATatcttatttgttatttttgtcGCGTAATCTCACCCTAGTTTATATATAGTGATGAATTATAATAAACAACAgcttataaaatgttttaaagaATTTATAAGCTTAACCAAACGTCAATTGAAAAAAGTTATTAGTTGTGGATCAATAATAAGTTCCCCATTTCCCCCATTTGTGATTGGAACTCCCGAACCATTGGTGAGAGGAAAAACGTCTTACCAACTAGGCTGCACTTCATTATCTTTAGAAGATGCTcgactaattttattttagagaTTTATAAGCTTCAACTACTTATAAGCTTATTGTTCCAGAATCTGATGTTTTTAAGCTATTACAAAAACAAATTAGCTGATTACACAAAATATTTATGTCCAAACAAATTAACATCAAAATCTTGATTTCTATAACTCGATCTAAAATCAAGAGCAGTTTATATGAGTTAGCAACATCTACACAATGGCTTCTACAGAGTGGAAGAGAGGAACCTCATTTTACGAGCACAAACACGCTATCCAACGAGGAAGGAGATCGTGCATCGAAGATCCTTTCAGTTGGCTAGAATCCGTCACTCCAATGAATCTATATGCGTTTGCTTCTTTCTGCGTCTCCACGCGAGTTGGATCCGTCTAGCTGCAATTCCTCGCCAGTTGAAGCGACTGTGAGGTGCCCATGAAGCAGTAattcttaaatttaaaaaatccaaCGCAGAGAGCAGCTAGAGACTCACCTGCGGCAGGTGAAGCAACTCTCGATTCAGAAGCAACATAAGCTAGCCTCAACTGCAAAACGACGACGTACCCTTCACTTAGTTGCAAAACATGTTTTTACACTAATCCTTCAACAAGTGACTAATATTTTCACACTAATCCAACTTTCATACTATTTTGGTTACAAACACAATTCATCACTCAGGTTTTCATAATCATCAACAAAATCCTTCCATCGGCTCTTTCATTTGCCTGAAAATCGATAGATGGACAATCTCAAACACTGTGACTATAACAGAAACATTAAGATGTAATATTGCAAAGTAGTAACACTAACCTGTTAGGCAAGTTGCAGAGTCACTTGACCTCAAAAAGAAGATTCGACGAAAAGGACAATGGAAAACTTGTCTTTTAATTCATTGGCACAAGCGACAGCTAAAGGATTGCACTCGCGTAAATCAATGATTTCTATCCAAGAGTGGTCATACGGCCAATCGAGCTGTTGTAATTTGTAGCAATGACTCATGCCTAGTCTACGAAGCATCGGGAAGCTTCCACGTTGAGGTCTCCATCGCACCAAATCGATGTCTTCAATTCGAAGTTCAATAAGTTTCAAAAAACTCCCTGGTGTTATGTCCCACTCTGGGCCTCGAAATGCATAGTCTGTTAATGTGAGAATCTCGAGATTCGGCAGCAGTGAACCAATGTCATTCATGTAATTCCAAGGGTACCCCCCTAACCCGGACAACCATAACACCTTGAGACTTGATGGAAACATTGAAAGAGGAATCGTATTACACTCATACTTTGTCTCGGTATAAATAACCCAATATTCAAGTTCCTCCAGATTTTGGAGTTGGGAGATATAACCCAAGCAACTCAATGGGTTGgtttcatcttcatcatcataaGGCTTCAACTCCACATTAATTCCTAAATGCGTTAAATTAGGAATTCTTTTGAGAACTTCTCTTGTACAACTATTTGCGCTCACACCATGAAGTGTGATGAGTTTGTTCAAGGTAGCATCATCAGTATTGTTAGGGGTTGGTAGATCCTTTCCCCAAATCTCAAGATGCTCTAGTTCTTGCATGTCCCAAATTTGCACAGGCATATAAGACTGAACTCCACGCTTTTTAATCTTCATATGCGGATTGATAATCAAGAATTGAAGGTGAAAAAGGTTGGATATGGAAGGAGGGAGCTCCCCGTTGCAAGATAGGGCAAGGTATCGCAAATAAACAAGTTTCAAAATTTCGATTGGGATATGGTAAAATCGAACTGGAAGAGCAGATAGTACCCTGAGCAACTTGAAACCCATGGCTTGTATTGGGATTGGATATGGCAAATAAGGATCATGACAAAGGAGAGAATGGGCAGTGGATGCACAATCACTTTTTATCGAATCATACACTTGTTTGAAGCAAAATAAATTGTTGTAATGCGCACACAATCGACGCTTGTCTTTTATAACATCATCACAACCCCGTAAGACATGTAGAAACTTGATCCTACTAGCTTCTACCTTACACAAGTGCTGCCAACAAGAATGCACGCAACACCGTCTATTCAAATACCACAAATTTTCTGTGTCGAGAACAAGATGATACCGCTTAGAAAGCCTTTCCAAGAAATGTTCAAaactattttcaaaattcagtTCAAGAAAGCCCTCAACTCTTGACAGATTATTGATCGCGAGTGGACTCTGATCAATATATGGAGGGAAAGATCCCATATAGAGGAAAAGCATTTTTAAATGTTGGGCTAAATAGTCATAGCTTGGGAAAAATACCTCTGAAACTTGATTATATGCGTCCTCGAAAAGTGAGTTGTGTTGTTTGTAGGCTACCTCAGTCCAGTATTCTGGGGTCTTGTCGGCTTTTGATAGGAGCTCTGCTACTGTGACTATCATAAGAGGAAGACCTTCACATTTCTTGGCAATCTTCTCTCCCAGTTCCTCAAGTTGGAGAGGGAAACCGTCTTCACTAAACACCTTCTCACCAAACACCTTCTCACCAAGTAATTTCTTACTTTCTTCTTCATTCAACAAGCTCATTCTTATGCCCCTATGCTGAAACGTCATATTTTGTCTACTTGTAAGTAAGAACTGAATCCCTCCAAGAGTATTCTCTTCTTCCAAGCAATTTGTCATGCGATTTATTGCTTGTACctcccaaacatcatccaacacGATGAGACATTTCTTATCATgcaatttttctttcaatagtCCAACTAATTCCACATCATGGTCATCTCCTTGGGCAAGCATTCTTCGGTAAGCGTTGGGATCCACTTGAGCTAGAATGCAGCGTAATAGTTCATTGGGCTCGCATTTCCTGCCCACTTTGACCCATGCTCGAAAGTCGAAATGGCTCCGAATTGATGGATCTTCAAAAATATGTTTAGCAAGAGTTGACTTTCCAACGCCTGCCATCCCAATAATCGAATAGTCTTTATCTTCAAGAAGATTATCTCTGGCTTTTTGAAATTCTTCAGATAATCCAACCATCTTTGAGTTGATTCCACCAAAATCAATTCTTGAGGAAATAGgctcgccttcttcttcagccatATTCTCCATTTCAATGATGTACTCTTCCTCCATCATCTTCACCATCTCGACCAAACAATCAACATGGTGTTGCAGACCCTGCAGATCTACAGAGAATGACAAGTTGTCTCTCTCGCTTTCGAGTTGAGGAAGAATCTGAGGCAAGATATGGGATTCAAGTAAATCTTCGAATTCCCAAACTGCCTCTTTGATTCGTTCATCCAAAGCATTCACCTCCGTCCTGATGTTGCTGCAGCTGGTGTCATCCAATTTGAGTAGAACTTTCTGCAAGCGATTCATCTCGTCGTAGACAGGCTGTAAGATTTGTGGAGAGTGGGAAACGAGAGAAATGCGAGACGATTGTAGAATACGCTGAATCGTATTCTTGAGAGAAGCCGCCGCACCATAAGCCGCCATACCCAAATTATCAGCTCAGAATACGAGTTAGCTATCCAATTTTACTCCAAAATGAAGCTTAAAGTCAACTGCAATTAACCCGGAATAAAAACCGGTGGTAGAAATCGCCTAAGAAAGAAACGAAgaagaagcagaagaagaaggaaTTATAATAAGCAAAAATAGAGATGAAACAAATGATAGATCTGAGCTCTTTGCTTACCTCTCGGAGGAGTGGTTTTGATACAATTTCAGAAACATTCAATATAACATTCAAGCGCGTTGGAAATGATCACAGCTGGTTCGAATCAACtttgctttaatttatttgatcaaaacaaaaaaatatagatatattaATAGTGGAAGGATCAAGTGTAAACTCTATCTTACGGTGAAGACTAGATCCtatgaacaaacacataaaatatgtGAACAAGAGAAATCAAGTTGTGAACAAttgtaatacataaaatacatgaacaaagatGATCGAATCTTGTATACACGTGAACATTTTGTTCACGATTTGACTATCTCGTGTTcacgtattttatgtgtttgttcataGGATCTAATTTTCACAGTAAGATAGAGTTTATATTTGAACCAAAccttatattaatatttattatatttaaatttttaattagcaATTTGGTCTATTTAATTCTATAACTATATTAAAACCtctctaaaataataatactcaaagaaattaataaactctataaaacaataactattacttttattaagtttttggtttaacaataaaaaagaatcattagtaagggattccttttcttttgtttcccctcttttttgagaggtaacaaattgggtgattgagttACCCTCAAGCAAGGGTAATTGTTAACTCATTACCAAATCAAACAACAAataattgattcaattaattaaatcactTTCCAACCTCGAAAAACAACCAACCAAACGTGGACTTAACAATGAAAATTAACGGCAGGAACATCCCGTCGAGAAAAATTGTGGCGTTCTTGACGGATTAATGACGTGAGTTTAGTGTTGTCGTAAATCTATCCCAAATCCGTCGagaactttttatttataaaaatatactatttttttttattttttatatatccgTCGTTGTTAATCCGtcgtaaattattaaatttaattaaaaaaatttattttgtatatacTCGCCACCACTTGATTTCGAGTTGTAGAAGAATCTAAAGGTGGAATTGTTAAAGTGAGAGTGGTTGATTGAGGGTCTCCATCATCATATTAACGCCGCtgcaatattatttttaaattgtattGATCCACACAAATGCCTCAACATTGTTGACGCCATGTGCACATCACTAATTAAAAGATGACACATGTATTCCAATTaggatttaaataaattatgattataAGTTAACAATTTTGTATCATATATTACATGAATTAGTTTTGCGCTTGcactattttaaaataattgctatatttaaaatataattatttattaatgataTATATGTATCGAAATTTTTATGCTCCCTCCACCCACGAAAACATCttcttatttgttatttttgtcCGACTGCGTGTCCTCACCCTAGTTTATATATAGTGCTGAATTATAATATACAACAATGTCTTTtctaaataaatagtttatacatAGTGGtgaattattaaatttttgttatttgtaGTTTCTGGGTTTTAGTgatattaattatttcaatcTATATCCGCcccaattatatttttttttccaaatgtCTCAAATGTATGGTAATGACCTTTTAACCTATTTACTAATTAACGAACTTTTGTTTAGCACTTTGATTAACTTTAGcctttcaaaaaataaatataggcATATTAGAAATATTTTCTTTACTCTAATGATTTTCTTACGTTGTGCAAAATTTAATCAGCCTATATACATGGGACTGAAAGAATATACCAAAGGATGTGAAAAGAGAGTAATTAGCAgtttaatttgtcatttttgtgAAGTTTCCTTGGTCTAAATACCTAATAAAGCTGAATTACTAGTATAGACCTAATGGTAAAAACAAGACtgtaactttcaatattttcagaAAGAGGactatatattacaaaatttgaaaaaaaatactatatgttacagaatttgaaaatgaggactataattttcattttttacatttatacTCCTATTTCAGACCGTGATGAAAGCCATAGTCCTtattttgatgtgttaaatatgagtgtaattataaaaaatgaaagttatagtcttcattttcaaattccgtaACATATAGTCCTCTTTCTGAAAATATTGATAAGTTACGGTTCTATTTTTACTATTCGGtcactagtatatatattaagGTTGATAATCGAAACAACATATAAACGAACAAGTCTCGAATCTTACTATATAGTTCGGTCTTTGAAGTTGGTGTTGGATCAAGTAATATCCCATACTGGtttctcttattttattttttgtcatgTATTCCATGTTTCTATTCATCTAAGTGTGTTTGCAAGCTAGTTTGATATTCGGAGATGAAACACATAACACCTTTATATATAGTAATAAATCATAAAACGTTTAGAAGTTGCTACACACGATCAACTACTTGTGCTACAAATTCATACTAATCACCAAAAAGAGTAAAACTGATCAGTCATAAATTGCTGTTGAAAACAAGTCTAGAGTCTCTACAGTCGAATTCCACCCACAGTGCGATAGAAACCCTCCCGTCGATGGGTGACTCAGAGAGAGTCTGACATGGCTTTCCCGCCAAACATCCAACGCTTCAAACTGGAATAGCATCAGCATCTTCAATTGATTACTTTTCTTCctcaaagaaataaaagtaacatAAGAAGAAAGTAAATAACAAGAGTATTGGAAATAAGCTCATCCAAATACTCAACAAATGTTCATATTGATGAGTTTCTACTAAGAGATCTCATAAATTTGAAATGTGAGGCCAGAAATGATACATATTGCAAAGTAGAAAGACTAACCTGTGTATGGCAAGTTGCAGAGTAACTTGAGCTCAAAAAGAAGATTCGACGACAAGTTCAAAGGAAAACTTATCTTTTAATTCATTGGCACAAGCGACAGCTAAAGGACTGCAGTCACCTAATCCAATACGTTTGATCCGAGAATGATCATCATACGGCCAATCGAGTTGTTGCAATTTGTAGCAGTGCTTCATGATTAGAATTTCGAGCTCTGGGAAGCTTCCACGTTGAGGTCTCCATTGCACCAAATCGGTGTCT
The genomic region above belongs to Salvia miltiorrhiza cultivar Shanhuang (shh) chromosome 5, IMPLAD_Smil_shh, whole genome shotgun sequence and contains:
- the LOC131026594 gene encoding putative late blight resistance protein homolog R1B-17 isoform X3 yields the protein MAAYGAAASLKNTIQRILQSSRISLVSHSPQILQPVYDEMNRLQKVLLKLDDTSCSNIRTEVNALDERIKEAVWEFEDLLESHILPQILPQLESERDNLSFSVDLQGLQHHVDCLVEMVKMMEEEYIIEMENMAEEEGEPISSRIDFGGINSKMVGLSEEFQKARDNLLEDKDYSIIGMAGVGKSTLAKHIFEDPSIRSHFDFRAWVKVGRKCEPNELLRCILAQVDPNAYRRMLAQGDDHDVELVGLLKEKLHDKKCLIVLDDVWEVQAINRMTNCLEEENTLGGIQFLLTSRQNMTFQHRGIRMSLLNEEESKKLLGEKVFGEKVFSEDGFPLQLEELGEKIAKKCEGLPLMIVTVAELLSKADKTPEYWTEVAYKQHNSLFEDAYNQVSELRLAYVASESRVASPAAARRIQLAWRRRKKQTHIDSLE
- the LOC131026594 gene encoding putative late blight resistance protein homolog R1B-17 isoform X2; the protein is MAAYGAAASLKNTIQRILQSSRISLVSHSPQILQPVYDEMNRLQKVLLKLDDTSCSNIRTEVNALDERIKEAVWEFEDLLESHILPQILPQLESERDNLSFSVDLQGLQHHVDCLVEMVKMMEEEYIIEMENMAEEEGEPISSRIDFGGINSKMVGLSEEFQKARDNLLEDKDYSIIGMAGVGKSTLAKHIFEDPSIRSHFDFRAWVKVGRKCEPNELLRCILAQVDPNAYRRMLAQGDDHDVELVGLLKEKLHDKKCLIVLDDVWEVQAINRMTNCLEEENTLGGIQFLLTSRQNMTFQHRGIRMSLLNEEESKKLLGEKVFGEKVFSEDGFPLQLEELGEKIAKKCEGLPLMIVTVAELLSKADKTPEYWTEVAYKQHNSLFEDAYNQVSELRLAYVASESRVASPAAGESLAALCVGFFKFKNYCFMGTSQSLQLARNCS
- the LOC131026594 gene encoding putative late blight resistance protein homolog R1B-17 isoform X1, giving the protein MAAYGAAASLKNTIQRILQSSRISLVSHSPQILQPVYDEMNRLQKVLLKLDDTSCSNIRTEVNALDERIKEAVWEFEDLLESHILPQILPQLESERDNLSFSVDLQGLQHHVDCLVEMVKMMEEEYIIEMENMAEEEGEPISSRIDFGGINSKMVGLSEEFQKARDNLLEDKDYSIIGMAGVGKSTLAKHIFEDPSIRSHFDFRAWVKVGRKCEPNELLRCILAQVDPNAYRRMLAQGDDHDVELVGLLKEKLHDKKCLIVLDDVWEVQAINRMTNCLEEENTLGGIQFLLTSRQNMTFQHRGIRMSLLNEEESKKLLGEKVFGEKVFSEDGFPLQLEELGEKIAKKCEGLPLMIVTVAELLSKADKTPEYWTEVAYKQHNSLFEDAYNQVSEVFFPSYDYLAQHLKMLFLYMGSFPPYIDQSPLAINNLSRVEGFLELNFENSFEHFLERLSKRYHLVLDTENLWYLNRRCCVHSCWQHLCKVEASRIKFLHVLRGCDDVIKDKRRLCAHYNNLFCFKQVYDSIKSDCASTAHSLLCHDPYLPYPIPIQAMGFKLLRVLSALPVRFYHIPIEILKLVYLRYLALSCNGELPPSISNLFHLQFLIINPHMKIKKRGVQSYMPVQIWDMQELEHLEIWGKDLPTPNNTDDATLNKLITLHGVSANSCTREVLKRIPNLTHLGINVELKPYDDEDETNPLSCLGYISQLQNLEELEYWVIYTETKYECNTIPLSMFPSSLKVLWLSGLGGYPWNYMNDIGSLLPNLEILTLTDYAFRGPEWDITPGSFLKLIELRIEDIDLVRWRPQRGSFPMLRRLGMSHCYKLQQLDWPYDHSWIEIIDLRECNPLAVACANELKDKFSIVLFVESSF